A single genomic interval of Lathyrus oleraceus cultivar Zhongwan6 chromosome 7, CAAS_Psat_ZW6_1.0, whole genome shotgun sequence harbors:
- the LOC127108439 gene encoding uncharacterized protein LOC127108439 isoform X2 produces MCSIKLMLILLISLTLSSPSLSSSSTSSHALIQQNNLSAYDLLMEYGFPMGLLPKGAIGYTLNRETGQFSVFFEKSCSFTIESYTLSYKSTISGVISENKLYKLKGISVKIVILWLSIVEVSRSGDDIDFSVGITSASFGAENFLECPQCGCGFDCDNDLRLNV; encoded by the exons ATGTGTTCAATTAAATTGATGTTGATTTTGTTAATCTCTCTAACACTATCATCACCATCGTTGTCGTCGTCATCAACATCATCGCATGCATTGATTCAACAGAACAATCTATCAGCTTATGATCTTCTCATGGAATACGGTTTCCCGATGGGTCTTCTTCCGAAAGGCGCGATTGGGTACACGTTGAACAGAGAAACGGGGCAATTTTCAGTGTTCTTCGAAAAAAGTTGTAGTTTCACTATTGAAAGTTACACGCTTAGTTACAAGTCTACTATCTCTGGCGTGATTTCTGAGAATAAGCTTTATAAACTCAAGGGTATTTCCGTCAAGATTGTGATTTTGTGGCTCAGTATTGTGGAGGTTTCTCGGAGTGGTGATGATATTGATTTTTCTGTGGGTATTACTTCTGCTAGTTTTGGGGCTGAGAATTTCCTTGAATGCCCTCAGTGTGGATGCGGATTCGATTGCGATAATGATCTTCGTTTAAACG TGTAA
- the LOC127108439 gene encoding uncharacterized protein LOC127108439 isoform X1: MCSIKLMLILLISLTLSSPSLSSSSTSSHALIQQNNLSAYDLLMEYGFPMGLLPKGAIGYTLNRETGQFSVFFEKSCSFTIESYTLSYKSTISGVISENKLYKLKGISVKIVILWLSIVEVSRSGDDIDFSVGITSASFGAENFLECPQCGCGFDCDNDLRLNGDVSSI, encoded by the coding sequence ATGTGTTCAATTAAATTGATGTTGATTTTGTTAATCTCTCTAACACTATCATCACCATCGTTGTCGTCGTCATCAACATCATCGCATGCATTGATTCAACAGAACAATCTATCAGCTTATGATCTTCTCATGGAATACGGTTTCCCGATGGGTCTTCTTCCGAAAGGCGCGATTGGGTACACGTTGAACAGAGAAACGGGGCAATTTTCAGTGTTCTTCGAAAAAAGTTGTAGTTTCACTATTGAAAGTTACACGCTTAGTTACAAGTCTACTATCTCTGGCGTGATTTCTGAGAATAAGCTTTATAAACTCAAGGGTATTTCCGTCAAGATTGTGATTTTGTGGCTCAGTATTGTGGAGGTTTCTCGGAGTGGTGATGATATTGATTTTTCTGTGGGTATTACTTCTGCTAGTTTTGGGGCTGAGAATTTCCTTGAATGCCCTCAGTGTGGATGCGGATTCGATTGCGATAATGATCTTCGTTTAAACGGTGACGTTTCTTcaatttag
- the LOC127108436 gene encoding vacuolar cation/proton exchanger 3 isoform X2 yields MIVANTFGSFALLTLLTLGGFIMSRTFDKAQATINEESEDSTTNGTHQEVELPRIASSEESSSRRQKRGMVLPFEPHSITFDEVVYSVDMPQEMKIQGVMEDRLVLLKGVSGAFRPGVLTALMGVSGAGKTTLMDVLAGRKTGGYIDGSIKISGYPKKQETFARISGYCEQNDIHSPHVTVHESLLYSAWLRLPAEVDYNTRKMFIEEVMELVELNPLRNSLVGLPGVNGLSTEQLKRLTIAVELVANPSIIFILSLLGLTPLAERVSFLTEQIAIFTGPTVGGLLNATCGNVTELIIAIFALTTNKIAVVKYSLLGSVLSNLLLVLGTSLLCGGIANIGEEQKYDRRQADVNSLMLLLALLCHLLPLLFTYSAASAELTVEPSLYLSRASSIVMLVAYFAYLIFQLWTHRQLFEAEDEGEGEGENNGAEEEAVIGFWSGFAWLAGMTVFIALLSEYVVDTIEDASDSWGLSVSFLSIILLPIVGNAAEHAGAIIFAFKNKLDISLGVALGSSTQIAMFVGKLLMSMVRSMD; encoded by the exons ATGATTGTCGCCAACACGTTCGGGTCCTTTGCACTTCTCACACTTCTTACATTAGGTGGCTTCATTATGTCCAGAA CATTTGATAAGGCACAAGCAACTATAAATGAAGAATCAGAAGACAGCACAACAAATGGCACACACCAAGAAGTTGAATTACCGCGTATAG CAAGTTCAGAAGAATCCTCTAGCCGCAGACAGAAAAGAGGAATGGTTCTTCCTTTCGAACCACATTCGATAACCTTCGACGAAGTTGTGTATTCTGTCGACATGCCACAG GAAATGAAGATTCAAGGAGTAATGGAGGATAGGTTGGTGCTTTTGAAGGGTGTTAGTGGTGCATTTAGGCCTGGTGTTCTCACAGCGTTGATGGGAGTTAGTGGAGCTGGAAAAACTACTTTAATGGATGTTTTGGCTGGTAGGAAAACCGGTGGTTATATCGACGGGAGCATCAAAATTTCTGGCTACCCTAAAAAACAAGAAACGTTTGCTCGAATCTCTGGTTATTGTGAGCAAAATGACATCCATTCTCCTCATGTTACTGTCCATGAGTCATTGCTCTACTCGGCATGGCTTCGCTTACCAGCCGAAGTTGATTACAATACAAGAAAG ATGTTCATTGAGGAAGTAATGGAACTAGTGGAGCTCAATCCATTGAGAAACTCTTTGGTTGGTTTGCCTGGCGTGAACGGTCTTTCAACCGAACAACTTAAGAGGCTAACTATAGCAGTTGAGTTAGTTGCCAACCCTTCCATAATTTTCATATTGAGCTTACTTGGCCTCACTCCACTCGCTGAACGTGTGAGCTTTCTCACAGA ACAAATTGCCATTTTCACTGGTCCAACAG TTGGAGGACTTCTTAATGCAACATGTGGGAATGTAACTGAACTTATTATTGCAATATTTGCTCTTACCACCAACAAAATTGCTGTTGTGAAGTATTCTCTCTTAGGTTCCGTGCTTTCGAATCTTCTTCTTGTTCTCGGAACTTCTCTACTTTGCGGTGGAATTGCGAATATTGGAGAGGAGCAGAAATATGACAGA AGACAAGCGGATGTGAACTCGCTGATGTTGCTATTGGCGTTGTTATGCCATTTGCTTCCGTTGCTATTCACGTACAGCGCTGCTTCGGCTGAACTCACCGTAGAGCCTTCGCTGTATTTGTCGAGAGCTTCTAGCATTGTTATGCTGGTTGCGTATTTTGCTTACTTGATCTTTCAGTTATGGACGCATAGGCAATTATTTGAAGCGGAAGAT GAAGGGGAAGGGGAAGGTGAGAACAATGGAGCGGAAGAAGAGGCTGTGATTGGATTCTGGAGTGGATTTGCTTGGTTGGCTGGAATGACTGTGTTCATTGCTTTGTTGTCTGAATATGTGGTGGATACAATTGAG GATGCATCAGATTCATGGGGTTTATCTGTGAGCTTTCTCAGCATAATCTTGCTTCCGATAGTTGGCAATGCGGCTGAACATGCAGGAGCAATCATTTTTGCTTTCAAGAACAAGCTG GACATTTCCTTAGGTGTTGCATTGGGCTCTTCCACTCAAATTGCCATGTTTGTG GGAAAATTGCTTAtgtcaatggtaagaagtatggactag
- the LOC127108436 gene encoding vacuolar cation/proton exchanger 3 isoform X1, with amino-acid sequence MIVANTFGSFALLTLLTLGGFIMSRTFDKAQATINEESEDSTTNGTHQEVELPRIASSEESSSRRQKRGMVLPFEPHSITFDEVVYSVDMPQEMKIQGVMEDRLVLLKGVSGAFRPGVLTALMGVSGAGKTTLMDVLAGRKTGGYIDGSIKISGYPKKQETFARISGYCEQNDIHSPHVTVHESLLYSAWLRLPAEVDYNTRKMFIEEVMELVELNPLRNSLVGLPGVNGLSTEQLKRLTIAVELVANPSIIFILSLLGLTPLAERVSFLTEQIAIFTGPTVGGLLNATCGNVTELIIAIFALTTNKIAVVKYSLLGSVLSNLLLVLGTSLLCGGIANIGEEQKYDRRQADVNSLMLLLALLCHLLPLLFTYSAASAELTVEPSLYLSRASSIVMLVAYFAYLIFQLWTHRQLFEAEDEGEGEGENNGAEEEAVIGFWSGFAWLAGMTVFIALLSEYVVDTIEDASDSWGLSVSFLSIILLPIVGNAAEHAGAIIFAFKNKLDISLGVALGSSTQIAMFVVNKHTLNFYIYKDCG; translated from the exons ATGATTGTCGCCAACACGTTCGGGTCCTTTGCACTTCTCACACTTCTTACATTAGGTGGCTTCATTATGTCCAGAA CATTTGATAAGGCACAAGCAACTATAAATGAAGAATCAGAAGACAGCACAACAAATGGCACACACCAAGAAGTTGAATTACCGCGTATAG CAAGTTCAGAAGAATCCTCTAGCCGCAGACAGAAAAGAGGAATGGTTCTTCCTTTCGAACCACATTCGATAACCTTCGACGAAGTTGTGTATTCTGTCGACATGCCACAG GAAATGAAGATTCAAGGAGTAATGGAGGATAGGTTGGTGCTTTTGAAGGGTGTTAGTGGTGCATTTAGGCCTGGTGTTCTCACAGCGTTGATGGGAGTTAGTGGAGCTGGAAAAACTACTTTAATGGATGTTTTGGCTGGTAGGAAAACCGGTGGTTATATCGACGGGAGCATCAAAATTTCTGGCTACCCTAAAAAACAAGAAACGTTTGCTCGAATCTCTGGTTATTGTGAGCAAAATGACATCCATTCTCCTCATGTTACTGTCCATGAGTCATTGCTCTACTCGGCATGGCTTCGCTTACCAGCCGAAGTTGATTACAATACAAGAAAG ATGTTCATTGAGGAAGTAATGGAACTAGTGGAGCTCAATCCATTGAGAAACTCTTTGGTTGGTTTGCCTGGCGTGAACGGTCTTTCAACCGAACAACTTAAGAGGCTAACTATAGCAGTTGAGTTAGTTGCCAACCCTTCCATAATTTTCATATTGAGCTTACTTGGCCTCACTCCACTCGCTGAACGTGTGAGCTTTCTCACAGA ACAAATTGCCATTTTCACTGGTCCAACAG TTGGAGGACTTCTTAATGCAACATGTGGGAATGTAACTGAACTTATTATTGCAATATTTGCTCTTACCACCAACAAAATTGCTGTTGTGAAGTATTCTCTCTTAGGTTCCGTGCTTTCGAATCTTCTTCTTGTTCTCGGAACTTCTCTACTTTGCGGTGGAATTGCGAATATTGGAGAGGAGCAGAAATATGACAGA AGACAAGCGGATGTGAACTCGCTGATGTTGCTATTGGCGTTGTTATGCCATTTGCTTCCGTTGCTATTCACGTACAGCGCTGCTTCGGCTGAACTCACCGTAGAGCCTTCGCTGTATTTGTCGAGAGCTTCTAGCATTGTTATGCTGGTTGCGTATTTTGCTTACTTGATCTTTCAGTTATGGACGCATAGGCAATTATTTGAAGCGGAAGAT GAAGGGGAAGGGGAAGGTGAGAACAATGGAGCGGAAGAAGAGGCTGTGATTGGATTCTGGAGTGGATTTGCTTGGTTGGCTGGAATGACTGTGTTCATTGCTTTGTTGTCTGAATATGTGGTGGATACAATTGAG GATGCATCAGATTCATGGGGTTTATCTGTGAGCTTTCTCAGCATAATCTTGCTTCCGATAGTTGGCAATGCGGCTGAACATGCAGGAGCAATCATTTTTGCTTTCAAGAACAAGCTG GACATTTCCTTAGGTGTTGCATTGGGCTCTTCCACTCAAATTGCCATGTTTGTGGTAAATAAACATACTCTCAACTTTTATATTTATAAAGATTGCGGTTGA
- the LOC127108436 gene encoding vacuolar cation/proton exchanger 3 isoform X3 → MIVANTFGSFALLTLLTLGGFIMSRTFDKAQATINEESEDSTTNGTHQEVELPRIASSEESSSRRQKRGMVLPFEPHSITFDEVVYSVDMPQEMKIQGVMEDRLVLLKGVSGAFRPGVLTALMGVSGAGKTTLMDVLAGRKTGGYIDGSIKISGYPKKQETFARISGYCEQNDIHSPHVTVHESLLYSAWLRLPAEVDYNTRKMFIEEVMELVELNPLRNSLVGLPGVNGLSTEQLKRLTIAVELVANPSIIFILSLLGLTPLAERVSFLTEQIAIFTGPTVGGLLNATCGNVTELIIAIFALTTNKIAVVKYSLLGSVLSNLLLVLGTSLLCGGIANIGEEQKYDRRQADVNSLMLLLALLCHLLPLLFTYSAASAELTVEPSLYLSRASSIVMLVAYFAYLIFQLWTHRQLFEAEDEGEGEGENNGAEEEAVIGFWSGFAWLAGMTVFIALLSEYVVDTIEDASDSWGLSVSFLSIILLPIVGNAAEHAGAIIFAFKNKLDISLGVALGSSTQIAMFVVYIYVCG, encoded by the exons ATGATTGTCGCCAACACGTTCGGGTCCTTTGCACTTCTCACACTTCTTACATTAGGTGGCTTCATTATGTCCAGAA CATTTGATAAGGCACAAGCAACTATAAATGAAGAATCAGAAGACAGCACAACAAATGGCACACACCAAGAAGTTGAATTACCGCGTATAG CAAGTTCAGAAGAATCCTCTAGCCGCAGACAGAAAAGAGGAATGGTTCTTCCTTTCGAACCACATTCGATAACCTTCGACGAAGTTGTGTATTCTGTCGACATGCCACAG GAAATGAAGATTCAAGGAGTAATGGAGGATAGGTTGGTGCTTTTGAAGGGTGTTAGTGGTGCATTTAGGCCTGGTGTTCTCACAGCGTTGATGGGAGTTAGTGGAGCTGGAAAAACTACTTTAATGGATGTTTTGGCTGGTAGGAAAACCGGTGGTTATATCGACGGGAGCATCAAAATTTCTGGCTACCCTAAAAAACAAGAAACGTTTGCTCGAATCTCTGGTTATTGTGAGCAAAATGACATCCATTCTCCTCATGTTACTGTCCATGAGTCATTGCTCTACTCGGCATGGCTTCGCTTACCAGCCGAAGTTGATTACAATACAAGAAAG ATGTTCATTGAGGAAGTAATGGAACTAGTGGAGCTCAATCCATTGAGAAACTCTTTGGTTGGTTTGCCTGGCGTGAACGGTCTTTCAACCGAACAACTTAAGAGGCTAACTATAGCAGTTGAGTTAGTTGCCAACCCTTCCATAATTTTCATATTGAGCTTACTTGGCCTCACTCCACTCGCTGAACGTGTGAGCTTTCTCACAGA ACAAATTGCCATTTTCACTGGTCCAACAG TTGGAGGACTTCTTAATGCAACATGTGGGAATGTAACTGAACTTATTATTGCAATATTTGCTCTTACCACCAACAAAATTGCTGTTGTGAAGTATTCTCTCTTAGGTTCCGTGCTTTCGAATCTTCTTCTTGTTCTCGGAACTTCTCTACTTTGCGGTGGAATTGCGAATATTGGAGAGGAGCAGAAATATGACAGA AGACAAGCGGATGTGAACTCGCTGATGTTGCTATTGGCGTTGTTATGCCATTTGCTTCCGTTGCTATTCACGTACAGCGCTGCTTCGGCTGAACTCACCGTAGAGCCTTCGCTGTATTTGTCGAGAGCTTCTAGCATTGTTATGCTGGTTGCGTATTTTGCTTACTTGATCTTTCAGTTATGGACGCATAGGCAATTATTTGAAGCGGAAGAT GAAGGGGAAGGGGAAGGTGAGAACAATGGAGCGGAAGAAGAGGCTGTGATTGGATTCTGGAGTGGATTTGCTTGGTTGGCTGGAATGACTGTGTTCATTGCTTTGTTGTCTGAATATGTGGTGGATACAATTGAG GATGCATCAGATTCATGGGGTTTATCTGTGAGCTTTCTCAGCATAATCTTGCTTCCGATAGTTGGCAATGCGGCTGAACATGCAGGAGCAATCATTTTTGCTTTCAAGAACAAGCTG GACATTTCCTTAGGTGTTGCATTGGGCTCTTCCACTCAAATTGCCATGTTTGTG GTTTACATCTATGTCTGCGGGTGA
- the LOC127108436 gene encoding vacuolar cation/proton exchanger 3 isoform X4 yields the protein MIFTAFDKAQATINEESEDSTTNGTHQEVELPRIASSEESSSRRQKRGMVLPFEPHSITFDEVVYSVDMPQEMKIQGVMEDRLVLLKGVSGAFRPGVLTALMGVSGAGKTTLMDVLAGRKTGGYIDGSIKISGYPKKQETFARISGYCEQNDIHSPHVTVHESLLYSAWLRLPAEVDYNTRKMFIEEVMELVELNPLRNSLVGLPGVNGLSTEQLKRLTIAVELVANPSIIFILSLLGLTPLAERVSFLTEQIAIFTGPTVGGLLNATCGNVTELIIAIFALTTNKIAVVKYSLLGSVLSNLLLVLGTSLLCGGIANIGEEQKYDRRQADVNSLMLLLALLCHLLPLLFTYSAASAELTVEPSLYLSRASSIVMLVAYFAYLIFQLWTHRQLFEAEDEGEGEGENNGAEEEAVIGFWSGFAWLAGMTVFIALLSEYVVDTIEDASDSWGLSVSFLSIILLPIVGNAAEHAGAIIFAFKNKLDISLGVALGSSTQIAMFVVNKHTLNFYIYKDCG from the exons ATGATTTTTACAGCATTTGATAAGGCACAAGCAACTATAAATGAAGAATCAGAAGACAGCACAACAAATGGCACACACCAAGAAGTTGAATTACCGCGTATAG CAAGTTCAGAAGAATCCTCTAGCCGCAGACAGAAAAGAGGAATGGTTCTTCCTTTCGAACCACATTCGATAACCTTCGACGAAGTTGTGTATTCTGTCGACATGCCACAG GAAATGAAGATTCAAGGAGTAATGGAGGATAGGTTGGTGCTTTTGAAGGGTGTTAGTGGTGCATTTAGGCCTGGTGTTCTCACAGCGTTGATGGGAGTTAGTGGAGCTGGAAAAACTACTTTAATGGATGTTTTGGCTGGTAGGAAAACCGGTGGTTATATCGACGGGAGCATCAAAATTTCTGGCTACCCTAAAAAACAAGAAACGTTTGCTCGAATCTCTGGTTATTGTGAGCAAAATGACATCCATTCTCCTCATGTTACTGTCCATGAGTCATTGCTCTACTCGGCATGGCTTCGCTTACCAGCCGAAGTTGATTACAATACAAGAAAG ATGTTCATTGAGGAAGTAATGGAACTAGTGGAGCTCAATCCATTGAGAAACTCTTTGGTTGGTTTGCCTGGCGTGAACGGTCTTTCAACCGAACAACTTAAGAGGCTAACTATAGCAGTTGAGTTAGTTGCCAACCCTTCCATAATTTTCATATTGAGCTTACTTGGCCTCACTCCACTCGCTGAACGTGTGAGCTTTCTCACAGA ACAAATTGCCATTTTCACTGGTCCAACAG TTGGAGGACTTCTTAATGCAACATGTGGGAATGTAACTGAACTTATTATTGCAATATTTGCTCTTACCACCAACAAAATTGCTGTTGTGAAGTATTCTCTCTTAGGTTCCGTGCTTTCGAATCTTCTTCTTGTTCTCGGAACTTCTCTACTTTGCGGTGGAATTGCGAATATTGGAGAGGAGCAGAAATATGACAGA AGACAAGCGGATGTGAACTCGCTGATGTTGCTATTGGCGTTGTTATGCCATTTGCTTCCGTTGCTATTCACGTACAGCGCTGCTTCGGCTGAACTCACCGTAGAGCCTTCGCTGTATTTGTCGAGAGCTTCTAGCATTGTTATGCTGGTTGCGTATTTTGCTTACTTGATCTTTCAGTTATGGACGCATAGGCAATTATTTGAAGCGGAAGAT GAAGGGGAAGGGGAAGGTGAGAACAATGGAGCGGAAGAAGAGGCTGTGATTGGATTCTGGAGTGGATTTGCTTGGTTGGCTGGAATGACTGTGTTCATTGCTTTGTTGTCTGAATATGTGGTGGATACAATTGAG GATGCATCAGATTCATGGGGTTTATCTGTGAGCTTTCTCAGCATAATCTTGCTTCCGATAGTTGGCAATGCGGCTGAACATGCAGGAGCAATCATTTTTGCTTTCAAGAACAAGCTG GACATTTCCTTAGGTGTTGCATTGGGCTCTTCCACTCAAATTGCCATGTTTGTGGTAAATAAACATACTCTCAACTTTTATATTTATAAAGATTGCGGTTGA
- the LOC127108438 gene encoding cytidine deaminase 1, translating to MDRPGFTIEPTKSKSMAEASSLTLTELLPSLINSAQSLARPPISNFRVAAVGTSQSGRIYIGVNVEFPGLPLHHSIHAEQFLLTNLSLNNEPNLQSFAVSAAPCGHCRQFLQELRGAPDIQIIVTSEPDPKPTPLSRFLPYRFGPHDLLSQQTPLFLEPRNNGLTLLPLPTQKLPNGVCNGDTIDMKLKIAALEAANKSHAPYSNSPSGVAIVDCNGKIYKGSYVESAAFNPSLGPLQAAVVAFIAGGGGEYDEIVGAVLVEKNGAVVKQEGTVRLLMEAISPKCELQTFLCYVDHQSSI from the coding sequence ATGGATCGACCCGGATTCACAATCGAACCCACCAAATCCAAATCCATGGCGGAAGCTTCATCCCTCACTCTCACCGAACTCCTCCCTTCCCTCATCAACTCCGCCCAATCCCTCGCCCGCCCACCCATCTCCAACTTCCGTGTCGCCGCTGTCGGAACATCACAATCGGGTCGGATCTATATCGGAGTCAACGTCGAATTCCCAGGTCTCCCTCTTCATCACTCCATCCACGCCGAACAGTTTCTCCTCACAAATCTCTCTCTCAACAATGAGCCAAATCTCCAGTCCTTCGCCGTCTCCGCCGCACCCTGTGGCCACTGCCGACAGTTTCTCCAAGAACTCCGCGGAGCACCCGACATTCAAATCATCGTAACCTCGGAACCCGACCCGAAACCCACTCCGCTGTCTCGGTTTCTCCCATACAGATTCGGTCCACACGATCTTCTCTCTCAACAAACTCCTCTTTTCTTGGAGCCACGTAACAACGGGTTAACACTGCTTCCATTACCAACACAGAAACTACCCAATGGCGTTTGCAACGGTGACACTATAGATATGAAGTTAAAGATTGCAGCTTTGGAGGCAGCGAATAAATCACACGCTCCTTACAGTAATTCACCATCTGGGGTGGCGATTGTTGATTGTAATGGAAAAATCTATAAAGGTTCTTATGTTGAATCGGCGGCGTTTAATCCTAGTTTGGGTCCTCTTCAGGCTGCGGTGGTGGCGTTTATTGCCGGCGGTGGAGGTGAGTATGATGAGATAGTGGGTGCCGTGTTGGTGGAGAAGAATGGAGCTGTGGTGAAACAAGAGGGGACTGTTAGGTTATTGATGGAAGCTATTTCTCCTAAGTGTGAGTTGCAGACTTTTCTCTGTTACGTTGATCATCAGTCTTCGATTTGA